One stretch of Candidatus Acidiferrales bacterium DNA includes these proteins:
- a CDS encoding response regulator, with product MARVLLVEDNPLLRWVLRTSLVMDGYDVSAPASSREAVELGRTTPFDVVITDLTILPGPDGFAVVEEIRQKYPTTHFILISAQADDELADRARHAGVERVIEKPFPIDLIHSAVRELIPQEHSAVSEL from the coding sequence ATGGCGCGCGTTTTGCTTGTGGAAGACAATCCGCTACTTCGCTGGGTGTTGCGCACCTCTTTGGTGATGGACGGTTACGACGTTTCCGCGCCAGCTTCCAGCCGAGAAGCTGTGGAGCTGGGCAGAACGACTCCTTTTGATGTCGTGATAACGGACTTGACCATCTTGCCTGGGCCTGATGGCTTTGCCGTGGTCGAGGAGATTCGCCAAAAATACCCTACCACTCATTTTATCCTCATCTCCGCCCAGGCGGACGACGAGCTGGCCGACCGCGCTCGCCACGCCGGTGTCGAACGGGTGATCGAGAAGCCCTTCCCGATCGACTTGATTCATTCGGCGGTGCGGGAATTGATCCCGCAGGAACACAGCGCCGTCTCAGAGTTATGA
- a CDS encoding NapC/NirT family cytochrome c: protein MMRNRVREMVRPVFYLGHNPVTLAGAVITTASALTLIIFYFSELFGLVAHPYSGILFFLILPAVFLIGLLLIPYGALRRRRQLVKAGLLPVVYPPVNLQDPNLRRGMGWVGLATGLNVVILLTASYRGVHYMDSVQFCGMTCHAVMQPEYTAYQESPHSRVACVGCHIGPGASWFVRSKLSGTYQVISVTFRLYSRPIPSPVKDLRPARETCEQCHWPDKFEGDRFVVFKKYGEDEKNSPTYNVLVMKVGGHSPRGGVGIHGVHVGPGREIDYIASDRQRQTIPWIRSTDAKGNVTEYVASDSKLTPEQLALGERRVMDCMDCHNRPTHAFQLPERALDEALEAGRISAELPFIKKRGVALLRANHASHDEAQQTMARELKEFYRANYPQIFQNQTAQIDTATEQLSRIYRRNVFPAMNISWGTYPNNIGHTDFTGCFRCHDGNHTSSDGKTVSQDCSACHRLLAMEETNPKILQDLALR from the coding sequence ATGATGCGAAATCGCGTCCGAGAGATGGTCCGGCCGGTTTTCTATTTGGGCCACAACCCGGTAACTCTGGCCGGAGCCGTCATCACCACTGCCAGCGCCCTTACCCTCATCATCTTTTACTTCAGCGAGCTATTTGGCCTCGTCGCGCACCCCTATTCCGGAATTCTGTTTTTTCTGATTCTGCCGGCGGTCTTCCTCATTGGGTTGCTGCTGATTCCGTACGGGGCCTTGCGGCGGCGGAGGCAACTGGTGAAGGCGGGATTGCTACCAGTGGTCTATCCGCCGGTCAACCTCCAGGACCCCAACCTGCGCCGCGGGATGGGATGGGTGGGCCTGGCCACCGGTTTGAACGTCGTAATCCTTCTGACCGCCAGCTATCGTGGCGTTCATTACATGGATTCGGTCCAGTTTTGCGGGATGACCTGCCACGCGGTGATGCAGCCGGAATATACGGCGTACCAGGAATCACCGCACTCGCGTGTGGCCTGCGTGGGATGCCACATTGGGCCGGGGGCGTCCTGGTTTGTGCGGTCGAAACTCTCCGGGACCTACCAGGTGATTTCGGTTACGTTCCGCCTTTACAGCCGGCCCATTCCCTCGCCCGTAAAGGACCTTCGCCCGGCTCGGGAAACTTGCGAGCAGTGTCATTGGCCGGACAAGTTTGAAGGGGACAGATTTGTCGTTTTCAAGAAATATGGCGAGGATGAGAAAAATTCTCCGACATACAACGTGCTTGTGATGAAGGTCGGCGGTCACTCGCCCCGCGGCGGCGTGGGGATTCATGGAGTCCACGTTGGACCGGGACGGGAGATTGACTACATCGCCAGCGATCGGCAGCGGCAGACGATTCCGTGGATTCGCTCCACGGACGCCAAGGGCAATGTCACCGAATATGTCGCGTCGGACTCGAAGCTGACTCCCGAACAACTGGCGCTCGGCGAACGACGGGTGATGGACTGCATGGATTGTCACAACCGCCCCACTCACGCTTTTCAGTTACCCGAACGCGCCCTGGACGAGGCCCTGGAAGCCGGCCGCATCAGCGCGGAGTTGCCTTTCATCAAGAAACGCGGCGTCGCTCTCTTGCGGGCCAATCATGCGAGTCACGACGAGGCCCAGCAAACCATGGCCAGGGAATTGAAAGAGTTCTATCGCGCCAACTATCCTCAGATTTTCCAGAACCAAACAGCCCAGATTGATACGGCTACTGAGCAACTGAGCCGCATCTATCGGCGGAACGTTTTTCCCGCAATGAATATTTCCTGGGGGACATATCCCAATAACATCGGCCACACCGATTTCACCGGCTGTTTTCGTTGCCATGACGGCAACCACACGAGCAGCGACGGCAAGACGGTGAGCCAGGACTGCTCGGCCTGTCACCGCCTCCTGGCCATGGAAGAGACAAATCCGAAAATTTTGCAAGACCTGGCCCTGCGTTAG